GGAGATGCGCGGCGAGCTGGTGGACCTTCACGAGCGCCTCGGGATCACGTTTGTGTTCGTCACCCACGATCAGGCCGAGGCGATGGTGCTGGGCGATCGGATCGTTTTGATGGAGCTTGGCTCCATGATCCAGGAAGGCTCGCCCGAGGGGCTTTATCAAACGCCGAGGAACCGCTTCGCGGCCAGTTTTATCGGGACCTCCAACATTTTCTCCGGGATGCCCGAAGGGGATGCCTCAAGCGGTGCGATTCAGTTGAAAACGGAATTTGGACCGATAACGGTGGCCCGTCAGGTAGAAAAAAACGGTACCGGGAGCGAGGAGGTGTATTTTTGCATCCGTCCGGAATGGGTGAAGTTTCATCACGAGGCGCCTGCGACGGACACCAACATATTCCGGGTGAAAATCATGAAACGCCAGTATTACGGAAAATATATTCAGTACACGGTTGAGTTGAGCGGAAAGGAAGTCTTTGTCGAGTCGGAGTCCGATGTGGGGGCACCTATTGGTTCCGAGGTGATTCTGGAGTTCCCGCCCGATAGATGTGTGTGTCTTGAAAACGATTGATACAAAGGCCGGTTGGGGTGTTTTAACTCAAGCAGTATGAAGTCAGGGATGAAAATATTTGTAATGGCAGGTTTGTTGGCCATCGTTATTGCGTTCACCGGTTTCTGAGTTTCATTATCCGATGCCGCAATGAGCGATATGATAGCGGCTACGAAAAAAGAAGATGGTGTCACCGTTTTCACAGTGCCAATCGCCGGGCTGTAAAGGCGTTGGCCAAGTTGTACACGAAAAAATTTGGGGTCAAGGTCAGTTAGACCCGAAAGGGGACGGGCGGTATCACTTGGATGTTTGAGGCCGAACGTATGGCTGGTGTGCTTAATTGTGACATCGTTTCGCTTGGTGACCCTTCTACTTTCATTTGCTGGAAGAAAGAAAAAGCCTTGATGAAGTATGTGTCGCCTTCCTCGGCGGATATATTCCCATTCAATCGAGCGTTGCAGTTTCGATTTCCCGGCCCAAGGGTTCAGAAAAGAATATGGTTGCTGTGGATGACGCTTGGTTCCTCAAGAACAAAAAAGCGATGATGAAGAAGTTCTCAAAGATCATGTCGGGCAGGGAGCAGTTTTCAGGAAAAACTATCGACGAAATATTCTCTAGATGAAAACGGCCCGGGCGGGGTGAGTGTCCTGCTCGGGCCGTTTGTTTTCCTTTGGGGGTGATCGCTCGTTGAATTTCTTGTCGATCCCGTTCTATTCGCAGGTGGCCTCGGTGCTTCCGAAGGCGCCACCGCGCATTATCTCCTCGGCCTTGGCATCATCAAAAGGTTTTTGCTCGCTTTTTTTAGTTTTCCTCTGGTTTCCATTCCGGATTGCTCGGCCACTCCTGGATTCGGGAGGCGAACTCTTCCCCATAGCGGACGCGGAAGAGGATGGTCCGCTCTGGGCCGCTTGAGAATTCGTGCAACTCGCCGGGCGGATGGACGATGATGGTTCCCGGAGACAGCACCACCTTTTCTTCAGCGATTCGCATGATTCCGCCACCCTCGATGCAGTAATAAATTTCCGCGCATTTTGGGTGGGCGTGATACGGCCCAATCTGGTTGGGTTCATGACAGGCTATCGACACGTCTCCTGGATCTTGCTGACACAATATGTTTTCAGAATGATGTCCCGGTTGAAATTTCTTATGCTCTGATACCCGGTAGGTGAACATAGTTTCTCATCCTCCATATTTGTTGTTAACTCCTAGAATGAAAGCCAATCCCGAGGGAGGCACGAACCCGGCTCCGGGAAGTGAAAACCACTGTTTAATCGAAAATGTATAGGTTGTGTTGAAATATGTCAGGTTCATGCTCAGCTAGAATAGATATATTTGCAAGAAGGTCATGCATACATTTTCTTTTTTGTTGATACCTGCCCCAAGGTTGTCAGACAAATGCAGTTTGCATTGAAAGTTCCAATTCGGAATTCTTTTCAGTGAAAAACTTGAGTCTAAGAATGGTGAGTAGGTTTTTGGGTAGGATGGAATTTTGATAAAATGACATGGGATTTAAATTCAGGATGGGTCGTCCTCGGAATTAGATAAGCCGGATATCTTTTTCATGATTATTTCATCTAGGTAATCA
The sequence above is drawn from the Nitrospinaceae bacterium genome and encodes:
- a CDS encoding cupin domain-containing protein, with protein sequence MSIACHEPNQIGPYHAHPKCAEIYYCIEGGGIMRIAEEKVVLSPGTIIVHPPGELHEFSSGPERTILFRVRYGEEFASRIQEWPSNPEWKPEEN
- a CDS encoding ABC transporter ATP-binding protein, whose translation is MPDLKIENLTKTFGDTVAVNNLSLTFKEGESVVLLGPSGCGKTTLLKLIAGFLNPDAGSITIGDKELSNQYEVLPPDQRQMSMVFQSYAIWPHKTVFQNVAYGLEVRKINKTEIKRRVMEALSLVQLDGLDARYSTELSGGQQQRVALARAIVVEPSLLLLDEPLSNLDANLREEMRGELVDLHERLGITFVFVTHDQAEAMVLGDRIVLMELGSMIQEGSPEGLYQTPRNRFAASFIGTSNIFSGMPEGDASSGAIQLKTEFGPITVARQVEKNGTGSEEVYFCIRPEWVKFHHEAPATDTNIFRVKIMKRQYYGKYIQYTVELSGKEVFVESESDVGAPIGSEVILEFPPDRCVCLEND